The window tagagtttagggtttaggatttagggtttggggtttggtgttttgggtttatttcataaacccaaaacaccaaaccctaaactctaaaccgttcgtgttaaaaactcaatctaaatcttaaatctaaaccctaaattctaaactctaatatctaaaccctataaaccctaatatctaaatcctaatatctaaaacctcaacatacactcgaaaaacacgataattgttatatattagttcttcgagtgtttttccgccaaaatagaaacatttatcacaaagtgtctttattaaatgttcatattttcatccaatctataatgttcgtgaacaaagttttttcaaaaaatgaagaaaaaaaagatttttcatccccccgattggttacttccctcttgatcctaccactatatatatatatatatatatatatatatatatatatatatatatatatatatatatatatatatatatatatatatatatatatatatatatatagtggtaggatcaagggagaagtaaccaatcggggagaagcggggggaaacaaaaaaaaaattcattttttttgaattttttttcaggcatcaagatcacacgaaaatatgaacatttaaaaaagacacttcgtgatgagtgttattatttaggcggaaaaacgaccgacaaaaataacattcaaaataatattgatcgtgaagaatgttaacgttttttttttcttcatgttttgtgaagtaaaatttagcccgatttagagtttagggtttagggtttagttttttgggtttagtccctaaatccaaaccctaaaccctaaactctaaactgttcgtgttaaaaaaactcaatctaaattctaaatctaaaccctaaaccctaaatttctaaaccctaatatctaagccCTATAAACCCTGATAtctaaccctaatatctaaaacctcaacatacgctcgaaaaacatgataattgttatatattaattcttcgggcgttttcccgtcaaaataaaaacatttatcacaaaatgtctttttttaatgtttatattttcatccaatctataatgttcgtgaacaaagttttttttcaaaaaacaaaaaaaaaaaaaaaaaaaaaaaaaattcttcccCCCAcgtcctcccgattggttactttccccttaatcctaccactatatatatatatatatatatatatatatatatatatatatatatatatatatatatatatatatataatccatccCAAAATATCTGTCCATTTTTTACTTTTATAGTATTTGTTTTTCAAATTTGACTTTCACTATtattgtttgtgttatataatatttgatgataaTCATATCGATTAAAACACATTTAAAATGTAACTCGTTcatataaattttatcaaatattatataaaacaAAGTTAATTTAATTTAAGTCAAAAATAAGAAGAAAAGAAAAATTTAAAAGTCAAATGACACAGTTATTTCGGATGAATAAAGTATATATCAATATACCGCAAATAAATATTCCAATGAATTGACAATAATAAAAACACATATAAAAATACGATTTAATAAAAAGTGAAAAAAATAGTAAAGTGTATAGCATAAGAAAAGTATAAATTAAATTTTAAACAATGCAAAAAAAAAGTACGACAGATTTAGTATCTATAGGCAATGTTGTAAAATACTCCGATTACTCCTAATTAATCCCCGATTACTACTTTTTAAGAACAATCGGTTTTGATTTTTCAAAATCTGTTTAATTAATCTGTTAACGTTCATTAATTGGTCAAAATCGGATTTGGTGATCAAAGTTGGTTAAAGTTAAAATTGGCAAATATTTTAACATGTATTTAAACTATAATTTTTGAGTTTTTGAACAAAATAAACAATTTTATgcaattatgtttatgtttataattttcttctatatttacatatataattttgaAATATATTATTTAGATGTATAAAAAGTACATTTCGATTAATCCCCTAATTACCAACTACTCCTTCTAAAGTCCTGACCGATAAGTTGTCGAATAACGAATTTTGCAACTTTGTCTATCGGTAATAATACAGGTTTAAAATGAACCAGATCAATTTATGATCTAGCTAACACATCACCAAAGACTAAAAGACATTTATGTCTCATTCATCACTTATCTAAACACATATATCACTCATGTTAAACCTGATTTTAGGTTTATTTTGAGGTTTCTTAACAATTTCCAATCTATAAACATCACCAATGTTTTCATTGCTGTTTACTTTTAAATAACTTTCTAATTTTGAAATGAAAATTGATGTTAGATTATGACTATATATGACTTTATTTGATATTATGATATTTTATAAGAGCATATTAAACAAAAATTATGGCGTAACATTTTAATAGCAAATAGTTGGTACTTGCTAGATAATAGCTTTTAAATGTGCCTAtattttgaaatggtgatggcccTCCATCAAGATAATGAATTACTATTAGTTATATCTGTGCATCCATCCTAAATGGTGcctacatttttattattattttccgaAAATAACAATCAAAGGTTTTCATCAAAGATGAAAACGCctattaaaatattaaaaaggTACGAAAGCATCAAACCTCGGAAAGCCTCGCACTTAAAAAACGAAGCTAAAACACCAAATTATCCTAGAAGTCATCTAGAGACGACCTCCAGTCATCCTCACAAGCTGGGACAAACCACAAcagacaacaacaacaaaaacatacCAAACACCTAAAAAACGTACAACACGATATAGACTAATACACAACCGAAACTAGCCAACAAAATATGTCAAACTAAAAGCAAAAGACCAAACAGGAGACCAAGGCAACCCCAATTTATTCGTAGAAAGTAGAAATAAGTCAAGTCTTTCGGATTTCATCAATCTTATACAACTTGTTTCGGTTTCTAATTTAGAAGATTCATTATGTTTGTGAATAGGAGATAGAGACTCATATGTTTTGTTTCTAATTAAGCAATTCATTATGTTGGTCAATAGGAGATAAATAATCATAGTGATACTCGTTTATACATTGACAACATTCGCCTTCCCTCCATATTACCGAAAAGAAGATGGAGTAAATCATTGCCGATCAAGATTAATATTTTCTTATGAAAATTAGCTCGCGGTCTAACTTAATTATCTAAAGAGGTCATGAGATCATGGATATTAGATGCCCTATGTGTACGTATAGAATGGACTCGAGAGTTCATATAACGTTTTCATGTTCCACAGCTTCCGAATTATGGCTCAAAGTAAGGCTTTGAATGGATGCGTCCGTGCAGCAAATTGATTGTTGGGAAGAGTTGTTAAACTGGTTTGAATCATGGGTTGGGCCTGCTTCGTTAAAAGCCCGAATATGTACTATTGTGATTAAAAATGGAGATTTGTGCGACTTTATCCGTTCTACTTCTATTTCTTGAACAGTTCATAGAGGTAGACAACATGCATATTTGAACAGTTGATTATTGAAGTCATTTTAAGCGTTTATTTTTTTCCTCTAGTTTCTTGCTAGAAGTTTTTAAAACTTGATGTTGGCGTtcaaaaaaatattaataaaaagtcGTCCCGCTACAACACGCGACTAACCATTCCTTCGTTTAAAACTAAAACTCATTATAACTACCGTATATCATAATGTAAAaaacactacaagaaaaatgagctTTAGTGACGAAGACTATTGGTCACTAATAACAATAAAATGGTCACTAAATCAAATTAGTGACCAAAATAGGTTGGTCACTTCTCGTCACTATAGATCCgtcacaaaatatttttagagaccaaaatatcaaaattggtcactatagtgaccatttgtttggtcactaatatcgtttagtgaccaaaatttagtgaccacttttttaatggtaactaaatagCATTATTAGTGACCAAATATTGAGTCGTCACTAAAACATCGTCACAAAttagcatttttcttgtagtgaaacaaaaaagaaaaaaagcATGGTTTATGACCAATCAAAGAATGATCAATTGATGTATTAAATGAAAACTTTAAGGGTGAAAGCAGTATATTTTCCCAAAGGGTATGGGGCCAGGCATCTTTTTAATACAATTTGGTGACAAAATGACTGGAAAGACAATAATGTACAACTAATAATTAAGCATTGACATGCAAATCTAATATTAGCCATTCATTCACTTTCACTTCACTattaaattaagattaaaattaaatattaaataaggtAATAAGAGTAAGCGGATATTGTGATTGGTTACAAGTTTAATACAGATCATGCTCGTACTCCATGTCATATTCGTCCCCACATTTTATTATTATTCCCCACTCATCATAATTATGTTTCAATTACACTATATTATCCTCTATCAATGTATAAATTGCAAAAGAGGCCCCTCAATCACATGGTAAAAATCACATCATAAATCATAATGCAAGAAACGATCTTTCAATGTAGTCATTTGGTTAACGTTGAACTTCAAATGGAACTACTATTATTCTTAGTGACATGTTTGGTTTTAGCACTCCTTCACACATTATACCAGGGGCGAAACTAATGAAAGACATGAAGGGCAATCGCTCTAATGCCCTGAATCTTCTTAGTAGTATTTGATTGTGATTATTCACTATTTTTTAACCTTCTCTGTGATTTGCTTCAAGCCCAACCACAAGAATGCCCTTCTTAAATTTAATTTTGGAGTTTTATTTAAGCGCTTTCAAAGCATTTATTTAAAAGCTTTAATGGCAAAAACCTAATTTGAGGGTTTCTATATATGTTATGACGTTAAAGACGAGTTAACTCTTCTATTATAATGTTTTTTACTAATTTCCCATATAGTTATATAATATTTACACTTTAGTAGTCCTTACATCTAATACTTGATACAAAACTGAGTTTTGATACAACACAActattttattataatatcataaacACTACTCTATATTACAATATTACAATTATTACAGTATATGTAAAAAGGatgtatttttaaaatatataaaacgtcAAAATCTATACATAAAAGTTTAAAAACTTAttttttgcatatatatatatatatatatatatatatatatatatatatatatatatatatatatatatatatatatatatatatatatatatatatatattatatactctaTACAAGAGTCTATATATATTACCAATTAATAATTTTATCGTATATAACTGGATTGTTAATTACTTCGTATGTATTTTTCTATATTCCATGAACCAAACGATAATACTGACTACTGAGTACCTAATTTTGGTGAATCAGCTTGTACGAGTAACTAGTTATGCCCAAAGCACTAGTCAATGTAGTATGGTTCAAATAAAAGTCTATATACACTATTTATAGATATAATTTTTCATTGTGTATATATCGTATTTAATGTCTCGCCATATCTCTTAAAAGTGTTTTCAATTATGTAGTAACATATCACTTTTTTTTAAAGTTGTTTTTATCCGCTCTAATAACTTGTTATTTTTATTTAACAGAAATACTTTAATCACTCTTATTATTCTttgaatttttttttgcttccaGTTATCTAAAATCTCGAATCCGCCACTGCATTATACTATATTTTTTGGATTATATGAAGTAATATAAATACATGTACTATAATATGCTAAAAATTTTACAATGCATATATCTCAAGAAAAATAGTAGACTCGAGGAAGCTTAATCGAATATCAAAACAAGAATGAAATCAAAAAAAACAGAGTATGAATATTCAAAAACATTAACCAAGATAAAGAACCCAACCTTAATTGATAGAAGCAGAGCCATCTCAAAATATTTAAACACTCCAAATTACCCTCCACAATTGATATAAACAAATGCACCACATTTATAAAGAAATGAAACGAAGATTTAAAGATCTCACACAGTATTTAATATATGTAGAGTTGCCACAATACTGAAAATGAAACCACTCGTAATCACCGGGACATAtacgtaaaagaaaaaaaaaaaatttaaaatatagAAACTCTATCAATATTCATTCATCAATGAGTTTTTCATTGAGCTCTatatttataaagaaagataaCCACTACTCTCTAGATAAAACAAATCAAAAGGAATACACAAACTAAATGAAACAAACACTAAGAAATCAACCAATAAGAATATAAGACAAAATCTGTAAAAACCTGCCTTTAGAAATGTTCATCATGTAATAAAAACAACCAATGAGAAATGTCAATCCTTGTTTGACAACTAAAACTTCTAGAACAACCACATACACATGGTAAACACATCACTTGGTCTAGATATTAAATGCACAAATTAAACTTTAAATCGCTTCAATATGATGCTCTTCAAATAGAAATAAGCATTTAGTGTTTAGTGAACTAAGTCTTTCTGCTGACTGAACTTCAACTATTAACTCTTTATTCTTAAGTTTAACTACTCCTGTTAAAACACTGATGCGTGACCTGACTTGAGTACAATAGCCATAGTGCTCACGCTCGTTACACTAGTCAGCATATCCGCATCGTATTCGCGGATATTTACTTGTTAAATAAACTATTTAACCTATGACATAACTTCCGATCCTTGTTCTTTTGGCTTGGTAATTTAACTATTTCAGTTCAAACAATGATGCTTGACTTGACTCAAGTACAATAGTCATAGTGCTCGTGCTCGTTACATTAATCAACGTATCCGCATCCTATTCGCAGATATTTAGTTGTTAAATAAACTATTTAACCTATGATTTAACTTTCGATCCTTTTTTTTTTTGGCTTGGTTTGTCTCCCAAACTGAATAAACTATAAACTAATCAAATCAAATCATAAAATCAGCTAGAACAATTAAAATAGTTAAGTTTTTATATAATTATGTTTGGAACATTTAAAATAGTTGAAGGACCTATACCGAAAATATAGGTGACATCAGCAAGTCAAAATTTTCGCATTTCTTGTAGCGGCACACTTTTTAGCCATTCCAGATCCAGCAAAGTAGTGAACAAATTCTGTTTTAGTTATGTAAAATCCTTTCTTTCTTTTTGTAGTTTTCTGTTACAACTCAAGTATGTGGGGCCAATTCTAGTCTATTAAATTTCAGTTATTTTTGTTATTTTTCGTTCTCCTTTCTTTAAATAGTTATTTACAAAGTGTTACTGTACTACAAATTTTAGTCAGTTACAAATTTCGTTTCTAGCTTATAACCGATATCCAACAATTCAACGCAAATACACaatttcattaaaaaaaaaaaaaaaaaaaagtaaaactataaaagaaaaaaataaaataaaagataaaCATCCACAAAATACTCCATTGACCAAAACGCCCCCAATTTACACTTTCAACAATAGCAGCCCATCACTACACTCCAAGGGTGCTTCCGTAATTGCAGACAAACATTAAAAGGATGAGTTCAACTGAAAAAAGAAAAGGACAAACTGTTCGCGGATTCCGGGTCGGGTCGGGTCGTCTGATTGAAATCAGTTGACCGAAACAGAACAAGGATCATCATCTGATATTAACACCGGCGGAACCACTGATGCCGCCGCCGCCAACGTCACGTGCCATAGATTCAGTCACGGTCGCCAGTTTTTGTAAATTCAACTTCACAACTGTATCAGCAAACAATCTTGTATCCTCTTCCGTGTTTCCTTCAGGTACATCAACAACATACGATTCCAAAACAACTGTAACTTTATCATCATCTTCTTGATCCAATTCATGAACAGTAGTAACAGCATGATAATTCCTCAATCGATGTTCACCGCCAATAATAGTGAACGCCATCACGTGATTATCATCATCTAATAAATCCAATCGTTCGGTACTAGTGGCAGCGGGTAACCCAGATATGACGTTAACATCACGTGTACAACCAACAGTCATTGTAAAACCCTCGCTGACGTGGCAACTCTTGATGAAATGTTTATACGTTTGTGGTTTATCGAAACGGCGAACGACGGACCAGACGACGGAGACTGGCGCGTGGATGTGTTGTGCGAGTAGAGATGAACACTGAGATGATGTGAGATTGTAGGTGTGAAAATTGGTTATGAAATTTTGTAATTTGTTGAATTCTTGTTGGGTCAAACCTTGTGGGACTGAGAGGTGGTGGGCGGTtgatgtggtggtggtggtttgcgGCGGGTTGTCTTGTTCCGGGGCGGTGATGTTGTCGGTTGTTTCCATTTTCTTGAAATTAAAATCTGGTAGTAGTACAGATTAAAAGAGAAAGAGTGAATGAAGGGTTTGTGGGGGATAGGTAGATATAGTCATAGTCATATAGTCATATAGATAAGaaaaaaagtatatatacatatataatatacatatacatatacatattttaattAACAGAAAACACTTTTTTAagaaggggatgattctcacacacacttttttgatcctcacacacctattttaaccttttactcttctaataataatcaattggtgtgtgaggatcaaaaaagtgtgtgtgagaatcatccccttttaagaaataattttttttcatttgttTTTTGAAATTTATAGCTTTTTTTTTTCGAACAGCAAGGAAAAATTCTTATAATCACGAAGGGCTAAAGGGAGCCCAGCCCATGAATACAACTCGACACAGACAGAAACCTGACTACAGGCATTAGAGCCGCGACTAACAGCAGAATACTACAAGAAACAAGGTTGCAGAGAAGGCAACACACTGATCATGAAAGCTATACAGAGAGAATTATGAAAGAACCTATATACTAACAAGCACAAAAAACTCACAAGACATAAGAATTCGGATTATGCAACCACGTTAACCAATCCATCTTCAATCCCTTGACCCGAGAGGATATCCATTCAAATGATTTGAGTTGGATTTCCATGAGTGCCGTAGGCCCATTCCAATTTTTGTTTGAGAAGACTTTTTGGTTTCGATTATTCCACACTAGATACGCACACGTCCATTCCGTAGCTTGCCATATACGCGATCCCAATAATGACATCGTTTGATTGTTTTTCCCCCGAAAAGCTTCGTTGATGCTTAGATTCGTTACCGGACCCAATCCCCACCACCTATATATTCTTTACCACACATCAAGGGCGTGTCGACAAAGAATTAAGGAGTGGTCAATTGTTTCCACATCATCGTCGTATACGGGGCACCTTACCGAATCAAGATCCATTCCTCTTTTGTCTAAGTCAACACGCGTCGATAGTCGCTTCCTTAGCACCCTCCACATAAAAACTTCCACTTTACCCGGAACTAGATTGTTTTTGATTGTCGCTTGTCTTCCTGCACTACCCGTAAGAACTCGATCATCAACCATTTTCGCCAGctgttttgtagtaaaaatgcCATTAGTAGCAGACTTCCAATACCATTCATCAATGTTTCTGTCTTTTTTCGCATAAAGATCAATTAGTTTGGACAATTTTTGAAGTTCGTCATGTGCTCTATCCAAAAGCTCTCGATTCCAATGCCAAGAAGGACTCCATGTACCATCAATCCATCGCACTCTTTCCTGTACCGTAGCTTCAGGGTTTACCTCTAAATGATGTAAACGCGGGAACCTTTCCTTTAGTGGACCATCAGTTAACCAAGAATCAGTCCAGAAACATGTTGTAGCGCCATCACCAATTTATTTTATCATTGAAGTGCCAAAGTTCAGCCCGAGCTTATCGATTTCGCAACCTGCATGGACAATGTTCAACCAAACACTACCTTTCCCTCTCGGTCTAAGAGGACCGGGAGGTATGAGTAGCCCATTCGATCCATATATGCTTTTTAAGACTTTGACccaaagttgaaatgtcccgttcatattgattataaacgttccatattaattgatttcgtcgcgaggttttgacctctatatgagacgtttttcaaagactgcattcatttttgaaacaaccataacctttattttatctataaaggtttaaaaagcattacgtagattatcaaataatgataatctaaaatataccgtttacacccgactattacataatggtttacaataagaatatattacatcaaaaataagtttcttgaatgcagtttttacataatatcatacaagcatggactccaaatcttgtccttattttagtatacaacagtggaatctcttaataatcacctgagaataaacatgcttaaaacgtcaacaaaaatgttggtgagttataggtttaacctatatattatcaaatcataataatagaccacaagatttcatatttcaatatacatcccatacatagagataaaaatcattcatatggtgaacacctggtaaccgacattaacaagatgcatataagaatatcccctatcattccgggaaatccttcggacatgataaaaacgaattcagagtactaaagcatccggtactttggatggggttcgttaggcccaatagatttatctttaggattcgcgtcaattagtagatcggtttactaattcttaggttaccaagcaaaagaggcatattcggcttcgatcattcacccatataatgtagtttcatttagttgtgtctatttcgtaaaacatttataaaactgcacgtattctcatcccaaaatattagattttaaaagtgggactataactcactttcacagatttttacttcgccgggagtaagacttggccactggtcgattcacgaacctataacaaatatatacatatatatatcaaagtatgttcaaaatatatttgcaacatttttaatacattttgatattttaagtttattaagtcagctgtcctcgttagtaacctacaactagttgtccatagttagatgtacataaataaattgatatatattatcttgaatcaatccacgacccaatgtatacatgtctcaggctagatcacaactcaaagtatatatatttttggaatcaacctcaaccctgcatagctaactcaaacattactgcatatagagtgtctatggttgttctaaataatatatatacatggatcgatatgatatgtcaaaacatttgcatacgtgtctatggtatcccaagattacataatatattagaatacatgtataatacaatataagttagctaggatatgatttgtatagaattgttacaatatttcccgtagctacaacaatcaaaaaaatattcaatcttgttttacccataacttcttcgtttt of the Rutidosis leptorrhynchoides isolate AG116_Rl617_1_P2 chromosome 5, CSIRO_AGI_Rlap_v1, whole genome shotgun sequence genome contains:
- the LOC139847617 gene encoding abscisic acid receptor PYR1-like, whose product is METTDNITAPEQDNPPQTTTTTSTAHHLSVPQGLTQQEFNKLQNFITNFHTYNLTSSQCSSLLAQHIHAPVSVVWSVVRRFDKPQTYKHFIKSCHVSEGFTMTVGCTRDVNVISGLPAATSTERLDLLDDDNHVMAFTIIGGEHRLRNYHAVTTVHELDQEDDDKVTVVLESYVVDVPEGNTEEDTRLFADTVVKLNLQKLATVTESMARDVGGGGISGSAGVNIR
- the LOC139850074 gene encoding uncharacterized protein codes for the protein MDRMGYSYLPVLLDREGKERFPRLHHLEVNPEATVQERVRWIDGTWSPSWHWNRELLDRAHDELQKLSKLIDLYAKKDRNIDEWYWKSATNGIFTTKQLAKMVDDRVLTGSAGRQATIKNNLVPGKVEVFMWRVLRKRLSTRVDLDKRGMDLDSVRCPVYDDDVETIDHSLILCRHALDVW